DNA sequence from the Schlegelella aquatica genome:
GATGCAATCGCGCCTCATGGCCACCCAGCCCCCGACTCCCGGCCCTGACGCGCCTGTTTCCAGCGGCGAAACGGGCGGGCCGGCCTTCAGCCCGTTGTACCAGCAGATCAAGGCGCTCATCACCCGCAGTCTGCAGTCGGGGGAGTGGAAGCCCGGCGAGGCCATTCCCAGCGAGGTCGATCTGGCTGCCCGCTACCGCGTGAGCCAGGGCACGGTGCGCAAGGCCATCGACGAACTCGCCGCCGAGAACCTCCTCGTGCGCCGGCAGGGCAAGGGTACCTTCGTGGCCACCCATGCCGAGGAGAAGATCCAGTACCGGTTCCTGCGGCTGACCCCCGACGACGGCGTGACGGGGCCCATCGAGCGCAAAGTCATCGAATGCCGTCGCCAGCGTGCCCCCTCGGAGGTGGCTCGCGCACTGGACCTGAAGGCGGGGGACGCCGCCGTGCAGATCCGCCGCTTGCTCTACTTTCGCGCCCGCCCGGTGGTCCTGGACGACATCTGGCTGCACGGCACCTTGTTCAAGGGGCTCACGGCCGAGCGGCTCACCGACTACCGGGGGCCGATGTACGCGCTGTTCGAGCAGGAGTTCGGCGTGCGCATGATCCGCGCCGAGGAAAAGCTGCGCGCCGTCGGCGCCGATGCGCCGGCGGCCGAGTTGCTGCAAGTCGCGCCGGGTTATCCGCTGCTCAGCGTGGAGCGCCTGTCCTACACCTACGGCGACAAGCCGGTGGAGTTCCGTCGGGGCCTGTACAACACCGCTTCGCACTTTTATCGGAACGAACTGCAATGAAGTGCGCTTTGCGGACGTGATGCCCGCGTTCGCGGTGGTGCATTGCAATAAAATCGACTGGTTTCACCTTCGTTACAGATCAAAGGTCGGGTATGCCTGAAATGACCAGACAACGGCCGGTGTTCCGGAACATTCACGTCACGGACATCGTCAAGTACCGCCTGCCGCCCGCGGGCATCGTGTCGATCCTGCATCGCATCAGCGGAGCCTTGTTGTTCCTGCTGATGCCGCTCCTGATCTGGCTGTTCGACAAGAGCCTGACCTCCGAAATCACCTACTCCCAGTTCACCTCGGCCTTCGTCGCCGGGTTGTGGATCTTCCCCGGCTGGTTCATGAAGCTGGTGGCCCTGGCCATGATCTGGGCCTACCTGCATCACTTCTTCGCGGGCTTGCGGCACCTGTGGATGGACGTGTTCCACACCGTCAGCAAGGAGCAAGGGCGTTCGTCGGCGATCTTCACGCTCGTCGCGAGCCTGGCGCTGACTGTCGTGCTCGGCGCGAAGCTCTTCGGCCTGTACTGATCCGCATACCCACTCGATACCCACGATGAGCACCAACTACGGATCCAAGCGCCTGGTCGTCGGCGCGCACTACGGCTTCCGCGACTGGCTGGCCCAGCGCGTGACGGCCGCCCTCATGGCCCTGTTCACCATCGTCCTGATCGCCCAGGTCCTGTGGCCCTGGTACCGCCGCGACGATGCCGGCAACCGCCTGGAGCCCATCGTCGGCTACGACAAGTGGGCCGGCATCTTCTCGCAGCAGTGGATGAAGGTCCTCACCTTCGTCGTGATCGTCTCGCTGCTCTACCACGTCTGGGTCGGCATGCGCGACATCTGGATGGACTACATCAAGCCGGTCGGCATCAAGCTCGCGCTGCAGGTGTTCACGATCGTGTGGCTGGTGGGTTGCGCCGGGTGGGCGATCCAAGTGCTCTGGAGGCTGTAATGCAAATTGGAACTTCTCTGCCCACCCGCCGTTTCGACGTCGTCATCGTCGGTGCCGGTGGCTCCGGCATGCGCGCGTCGTTGCAGCTCGCGCTGGCCGGCCTGAACGTGGCCGTGCTGTCCAAGGTCTTCCCGACCCGATCGCACACCGTCGCCGCGCAAGGCGGCATCGGCGCCTCGCTCGGCAACATGAGCGAGGACAACTGGCACTACCACTTCTTCGACACCGTCAAGGGCTCCGACTGGCTGGGTGACCAGGACGCCATCGAGTTCATGTGCCGCGAGGCACCGAAGGTCGTCTACGAGCTCGAGCACTTCGGCATGCCGTTCGACCGCAACCCCGACGGCACGATCTACCAGCGCCCCTTCGGTGGCCACACCGCCAACTACGGCGAGAAGCCCGTGCAGCGCGCCTGCGCCGCGGCCGACCGCACCGGCCATGCGTTGCTGCACACGCTGTACCAGCAGAACGTCAAGGCCCGCACCCACTTCTTCGTCGAGTGGATGGCACTGGACCTCATCCGCGACGCCGACGGCGACGTGGTCGGCGTGACGGCCCTCGAGATGGAGACCGGCGAGGTTCACATCCTGCACGCCAAGACGGTGCTCTTGGCCACCGGCGGTGCCGGCCGCATCTACCAGGCCTCGACGAACGCCTTCATCAACACGGGTGACGGCCTCGGCATGGCCGCGCGCGCCGGCATCCCGCTGGAAGACATGGAGTTCTGGCAGTTCCACCCGACCGGCGTGGCCGGCGCGGGCGTGCTGCTGACGGAGGGCTGCCGCGGCGAGGGTGCCATCCTGCGCAACGCCAACGGGGAGCGCTTCATGGAGCGCTATGCCCCGACGCTGAAGGACCTCGCTCCGCGCGACTTCGTCTCGCGCTCGATGGACCAGGAGATCAAGGAAGGTCGCGGCTGTGGTCCCAACAAGGACTACGTGCTGCTCGACATGACGCACCTGGGCGCCGAGACGATCATGAAGCGCCTGCCCTCGGTGTACGAGATCGGCAAGAACTTCGCGAACGTCGACATCACGAAGGAGCCGATCCCCGTGGTGCCCACCATCCACTACCAGATGGGCGGCATCCCGACCAACATCCACGGCCAGGTGGTCGTGCCCAAGAACGGCAACCCCAACACGATCGTCAACGGCCTGTATGCCGTGGGCGAGTGCTCCTGTGTCAGCGTACACGGCGCCAACCGCCTCGGGACCAACTCGCTGCTCGACCTGGTGGTCTTCGGTCGTGCTGCGGGCAACCACATCATCGAGTTCAACCTCAAGAACAAGGCTCACAAGCCGCTGCCCAAGGACGCCGCCGACCGCACCCTGGCGCGGCTGGCGCGTCTCGAATCGAGCACGCAAGGCGAGTACGCCCAGGACGTGGCCAACGACATCCGCCGCACGATGCAGACGCACGCCGGCGTCTTCCGCACCCAAGCCAGCATGGACGAGGGCGTGCGCAAGATCGCCGAGCTGCGCGAGCGGGTGAAGGCCATCGGCCTGAAGGACAAGTCCAAGGTGTTCAATACCGCGCGTGTCGAGGCGCTGGAGGTCGAGAACCTCATCGAGGCCGCCCAGGCCACGATGGTCTCGGCGGCCGCCCGCAAGGAAAGCCGCGGTGCCCATGCGCACAACGACTACCCGAACCGGGACGACGCGAACTGGATGAAGCACACGCTGTGGTTCAGTGAAACCAACAGCCTGGACTACAAGCCGGTCAATCTGAAGCCGCTGACGGTGGATTCGATCCCGCCGAAGGTGCGCACGTTCTGAGGCGTCACTCGAGTCGCAGGAACCCACGATGAGCCAGAAACGAACCTTCCACATCTACCGGTACGACCCGGACAAGGACGCCAAGCCGTACATGCAGACGATCGAGATCGAGCTCGATGCGAACGACCGCATGCTGCTCGACGCGCTGGTCAAGCTGAAGTCCGTGGATCCGAGCCTGTCGTTCCGCCGCTCCTGCCGCGAGGGCGTGTGCGGTTCGGACGCGATGAACATCAACGGCAAGAACGGGCTGGCGTGCCTGACGAACCTGCGCTCGCTGCCGGACCCCATCGTCCTGAAGCCGCTGCCGGGGCTGCCCGTGATCCGCGACCTGATCGTGGACATGACGCAGTTCTTCAACCAGTACCACTCGATCAAGCCTTACCTCATCAACGACACGCCGCCGCCCGAGAAAGAGCGTCTGCAGTCGCCCGAGGAGCGCGAGGAGCTCGACGGCCTGTACGAGTGCATCCTGTGCGCCAGCTGCTCGACGAGCTGCCCGAGCTTCTGGTGGAATCCCGACAAGTTCGTCGGGCCGGCCGGTCTGCTGCAAGCCTATCGCTTCATCGCTGACAGCCGCGATCAGGCCACCAGCGAGCGTCTGGACAACCTCGAAGACCCGTATCGCCTGTTCCGTTGCCACACGATCATGAACTGCGTGGACGTCTGCCCGAAGGGGCTGAACCCCACGAAGGCGATCGGCAAGATCAAGGAACTGATGGTGCGCCGGGCGGTGTGATCCGCCCGGAAACAACAGCAGCTCCGGCACAGCCTATGATGGACTCCAACCTGCTCGACGAACGGTCCCTCAGCAAGCTGCGCTGGCGCTGCCGTCGGGGCTTGCTCGAGAACGACCTGTTCATCGAGCGATTCTTCAACCGGCTGCAGGGCGCGCTCACCGTGCGCCAGGCGGCCGGGCTGGAAGCGCTGATGGAGCTGCCCGACAACGACTTGCTCGACCTGTTGCTCGGCCGCACCGAGCCCCAGGACGAACTGGACCGTCCGGAAGTCCGCGAGGTCCTCGCGCTGATGCGCACGCCGGCCTAACGATTCACGAAAACGCAAGGAAATGCCATGACACCGTCAGACGTGAAAGCCACCCTATCGTTCTCCGATGGCAGCCCGAGCATGGATCTGCCGATCTACAAGGGCACGATCGGCCCGGATGTGATCGACATCCGCAAGCTGTACGCGCAGACCGGCAAGTTCACGTACGACCCGGGCTTTCTGTCGACGGCGTCGTGCAATTCCAGCATCACCTACATCGACGGTGACAAGGGCGAGTTGCTGTACCGCGGCTACCCGATCGAGCAGCTCGCGGTCAACTGCGACTTCCTGGAAGTCTGCTACCTGCTGCTGTACGGAGACCTGCCGAACGAGTCGCAGAAGAAGGAGTTCGTCTCGCGCGTGACCAACCACACCATGGTCAACGAGCAGATGCAGTTCTTCCTGCGCGGCTTCCGTCGTGACGCCCACCCGATGGCGGTGATGACCGGCCTGGTCGGCGCGCTGTCGGCCTTCTATCACGACAGCACCGATATCCATAACCCCCAGCATCGCGACATCTCGGCGATCCGGCTCATCGCCAAGATGCCCACGCTGGTGGCCATGGCGTACAAGTACTCGATCGGCCAGCCCTACATCTACCCGAAGAACTCGCTGTCCTACACCGCGAACTTCATGCGCATGATGTTCGCCACGCCGTGCGAGGAATACGAGCCCAATGAAGTTCTCGTGCGCGCGATGGATCGCATCTTCATCCTGCACGCCGACCACGAGCAGAACGCCTCGACCTCGACGGTGCGGCTGTGCGGCTCCTCGGGCACCAACCCGTTTGCCGCCATCGCGGCCGGCGTGGCCTGCCTGTGGGGGCCGGCGCATGGCGGCGCCAACGAGGCCTGCCTCAACATGCTGGAAGAGATCCAGGCCATGGGCGGCGTGGCCAAGATCGGCGAGTTCATCAACAAGGTCAAGGACAAGAACTCGGGCGTGCGGCTGATGGGCTTCGGCCACCGCGTCTACAAGAACTACGATCCGCGCGCCAAGCTGATGCGCGAGACCTGCCATGAGGTGCTGGGCGAGCTGGGCCTGGAGAACGATCCGCTCTTCAAGCTGGCCATGGAGCTGGAGAAGATCGCGCTGGAAGACGAGTACTTCGTCGCCCGCAAGCTCTACCCGAACGTCGACTTCTACTCCGGCATCGTTCAGCGCGCCATCGGCATCCCGGTGTCGCTGTTCACCGCGATCTTCGCGCTGGCCCGCACGGTCGGCTGGATCGCCCAGCTCAACGAGATGATCGGCGACCCGGAGTACAAGATCGGCCGTCCGCGCCAGCTCTACGTCGGCGCCACCAAGCGCGACGTCAAGCCGATCGGCCAGCGCTGATCGGTCCCCTCACGGGCCTCTGTCAAAGCCCCGGCCGCGCGCCGGGGCTTTTGCTTGGCGCGCCGAGGAGGCCAAGCAGGCCGGTCCTCGCTCCGAACCCGGGGCGAGCCTTCGCGCCAGGCGAAGGCTCTTTTGATGATCTGCGATCCACCGGGCGGGCGGACGGGGTTACGCTATCAGCTCGGAGCGGCCCCATGGTCCGCTTTCCGTGGCCGCTTCCAGCTTGCCGCTCGCCATTCCTGCCATGCGCTTCGACCTCGTCACCCTCAACCTGGTGCTCGCGATCGCGGAAACCCGCAGCATCACGGCCGGGGCTGCCCGGGAGCATCTGGCGCTGGCCGCGGCCAGCCGCCGTCTTTCCGATATCGAGACGCGCCTGGGTGTGAAGTTGTTCGAGCGCCGCGCGCGCGGAGTCGAGCCGACCGAGGCCGGGCATGCCTTGGTGCGCCACATCCGCAGCCTGCGTGCCTCGCTGCACGCCCTCGAGAGCGAGGTGGTCGAGTTTTCGCGCGGCGTCAAGGGACACCTGCGGGTCGCGGCCAACGCGGCCTCCATCGCGGAGACACTGCCGCGCGACCTGGCCGCCTTCTCAAGGGCGAATGCGGGGGTGCGGGTGAGCCTGGAGGACCTGAGCAGTGCCGAGGTCCAGCAAGCCGTGGCGGAAGGCCGCGCGGACGTGGGCATCTTCGTGGCGCCCGTGCGTGATGGGCTGGATCTGGCCGTCCACGACTACCGGCGGGGGCGGCTCGCGGTGCTGGTGCCCCGTGCCCACCCGTTGGGGCGTCGCAAGGCGGTGCGGTTCGAGGCCTTGCTCGATCATGACATCGTGGGCCTGCCCATCGGCACCTCGGTGCACGAGGCGATGCTGGCTCACGCCGAACGGCAGGGCAGGATGCTGCGGGCGAGGCTCCAGGTGCGCGGCTTCGATGCCATCGCGCAGTTGGTGGAGGCCGGGCTCGGCGTCGCGGTGCTGCCCGCCACGGTGGCTGATCGGCTGGCGCGCCTGTTCGAGGTCAAGGTGCTGGGGCTGGACGAGCCCTGGGCCGAGCGGCAGTACCTCATCGCCGTGCGCCGGCAGGAGGTTCAGCCGGCCGCGGTGCAACGATTTCTCGACGCGCTGTGCGGCCCGTCCGCCGGCGCGGCCACGTCGCGAAACGCGAGACAATCCCCTTCCGGAGGCTCCAAGTCATGAGCGGACGCACGCTGTACGACAAGATCTGGGACGAGCACGTCGTCCACACCGAGGAGGACGGCACGGCCATCCTCTATATCGACCGGCATCTGCTGCACGAGGTGACCAGCCCGCAGGCCTTCGAGGGACTGGAACTGGCCGCCCGCAAGGTGTGGCGCCTGTCGGCCAACCTCGCCGTCTCGGACCACAACGTACCGACGACCGATCGCAGCGCCGGCATCGCCGACCCGGTCTCGCGGCTGCAAGTCGAGACGCTGGACCGCAACTGCGACCGCTTCGGGATCACCCAGTTCAAGATGCACGACAAGCGCCAGGGCATCGTGCACGTGATCGGCCCGGAGCAAGGCGCCACGCTGCCCGGCATGACGGTGGTCTGCGGCGACAGCCACACCTCCACCCACGGGGCCTTCGGCGCGCTGGCTCACGGCATCGGCACCAGCGAGGTCGAGCACGTGCTGGCGACCCAGACGCTGCTGGCCAAGAAGGCCAAGAACATGCGGGTCGTGGTCGAGGGTCAACTGCCGAAGGGGTGCAGCGCGAAGGACATCGTGCTGGCGATCATCGGCAAGATCGGCACGGCCGGGGGGACCGGCTACACCATCGAGTTCGCCGGCAGCGCGATCCGCGCGCTCAGCATGGAAGGGCGCATGACGGTGTGCAACATGGCGATCGAGGCCGGTGCGCGGGCCGGACTCGTGGCGGTGGACGAGACCACCCTGCAGTACGTGAAGGGCCGGCCGTTCGCGCCCACGGGGGCCGAGTGGGACCAGGCGGTCGCCTACTGGCGCACGCTGCACTCCGACCCGGACGCCCACTGGGACGCCGTGGTCGAGCTGGACGCCGCACAGATCCGCCCGCAGGTCACCTGGGGGACCTCGCCCGAGATGGTCGTCTCCATCGAAGATCGCGTACCCGACCCCGAGAAGGAGAAGGACCCGGTCAAACGCAATGCGATGGAGCGCGCGTTGCAGTACATGGACCTGGAGCCCAACAAACCGATGCAGGACATCTTCATCGACAAGGTGTTCATCGGCTCGTGCACCAACTCGCGCATCGAGGACCTGCGCGAGGCGGCGAACGTGGTCCGCCGGATGGGCGGCCGGGTCGCGGCCAACGTCAAGCTGGCGATGGTGGTGCCCGGCTCGGGCCTGGTCAAGGAGCAGGCCGAGCGCGAGGGGTTGCACGAGGTCTTCCGCGCCGCCGGTTTCGAATGGCGCGAGCCGGGATGCTCGATGTGCTTGGCGATGAACGCCGACCGGCTGGAGCCGGGCGAGCGCTGCGCCTCGACGTCCAACCGCAATTTCGAGGGGCGGCAGGGCGCCGGCGGGCGCACCCACCTGGTGAGCCCCGCCATGGCGGCTGCCGCTGCCATCGAGGGTCGTTTCGTGGACGTGCGCCGTCTGGTGTGACGCATCCTTCAAGGAGAGGGCGATGACGAAGAAGACCGTCTTGTGGCTGATCGCAGCGGCGGTGCTCGCCGGCTGCAACACCTTCCAGGGCATCGGCAAGGATGTCCAGAAGGCCGGCGAGAAGATCGAGGAAGCCGCCAGGCGCAAGTGAGGCGACCGGCGGCGGCTGCCGTGCGGGCGCGAGCGAGGAATCCATGGAACCATTTCGAGTGCACAAGGGCCTCGTGGCCCCGATCGATCGCGAGAACGTCGACACCGACGCGATCATCCCCAAGCAGTTCCTGAAGTCGATCAAGCGCACGGGCTTCGGCCCGAACCTGTTCGACGAATGGCGATACTTGGACGTGGGCGAGCCTGGCCAGGACCCGGCCACGCGCAAGCCGAACCCTGATTTCGTTCTGAACCAGCCGCGCTACCAGGGGGCGTCGATCCTTCTGTCGCGCAAGAACTTCGGTTGCGGCTCCAGCCGGGAGCACGCGCCGTGGGCGATCCAGCAGTACGGCTTTCGCGCGTTGATCGCGCCGAGCTTCGCCGACATCTTCTTCAACAACTGCTTCAAGAACGGGTTGCTGCCCATCGTGCTGCCGGAGCACGAGGTGGCGCGCCTCTTCGACGAGGTGTATGCCTTCGTCGGCTACGAGCTGACCGTCGACCTGGAGCGCCAGGTGGTCCTCAAACCCGATGGCACCGAGCTCGCCTTCGAGGTGCAGCCCTTCCGCAAGTACTGCCTGCTCAACGGCTACGACGACATCGGCCTGACCCTGCGCCACGCCGACAAGATCAAGGCTTACGAGGCCGAGCGGCTGGCGAAGCGCCCGTGGCTGGCCAACCGCATCGTGTGAGGAGCGAGAAGATGAAGATTGCCGTCTTGCCCGGCGACGGGATCGGCCCGGAGATCGTCGCCGAAGCCGTGAAGGTGCTGCACGCACTGGACCTGCGCTTCGAGATGGAGGAGGCGCCCGTGGGCGGCGCCGCCTATGAAGCGGCCGGCCACCCGCTTCCCGAGGCGACGCTCGAGCTGGCGAAGGAGGCCGACGCCGTCCTCTTCGGCGCGGTCGGCGATTGGAAGTACGACACGCTCGAGCGGCGCCTGCGGCCGGAGCAGGCCATCCTCGGGCTGCGCAAGGAACTGGGCCTCTTCGCCAATTTCCGTCCCGCGATTTGCTACGCCGAGTTGACTCATGCCTCGAGTCTGAAGCCCGAGTTGGTGGCGGGGCTCGACATCCTCATCATCCGCGAGCTGACCGGAGACATCTACTTCGGCCAGCCGCGCGGGCGGCGTGAGAGCCCGGACGGTGCCTTCCGGGGCGCGCAGGAGGCGTTCGACACGATGCGCTATTCAAAGCCGGAGATCGAACGCATCGCCCACGTGGCGTTCCAGGCGGCGCGCAAGCGCGGCAAGAAGGTCACGAGCGTCGACAAGGCGAATGTGCTGGAGACCTTCCAGTTCTGGAAGGACGTGGTCACCGAGGTTCACGCCCAGTACCCGGACGTCGAACTGGAGCACATGTACGTCGACAACGCCGCCATGCAGCTGGTCAAGGCACCGAAGAAGTTCGACGTGATCGTGACGGGCAACATGTTCGGCGACATCCTCTCGGACGAGGCGGCGATGCTGACCGGCTCGATCGGCATGCTGCCTTCCGCCTCGCTGAACGCGGACAACCGCGGTCTGTACGAGCCGAGCCACGGCAGCGCGCCGGACATTGCCGGCCAGGGCGTGGCGAACCCGCTGGCCACGATCCTGAGCGCGGCGATGATGTTGCGCTTCAGCCTGAACCAGGCCGAAGCGGCCGATCGGATCGAGTCGGCCGTGAAAAGCGTACTGGCGCAGGGCCTGCGGACGGCCGATATTTACAGCGAAGGCACCCGCAAGGTCGGCACCAGGGACATGGGCGACGCGGTCGTGGCTGCGCTGCGGACCCAAGGCTGACGGCGACTGCTCGGCCCGGGTGCCGGCCGCGGCCCAAGCCCCCGGGCGTGATCCCCGACAATACGGACTTTCACCCAGGATAAACGACATGGCGACGACTTTGGTAGGACTTGTGGGCTGGCGCGGCATGGTCGGTTCCGTGCTCATGGACCGAATGCAGCAGGAGGGCGATTTCGCGCTCATCGAGCCCTTGTTCTTCAGCACCAGCAACGCCGGCGGGCAGGCCCCGGCGATGGCGAAGAACGAGACCACCCTCCAGGACGCCTACGACATCGAGGCGCTCAAGCGCTGCGACATCATCCTCACCGCGCAGGGCGGCGATTACACCACCGAGGTCTTCCCCAAGCTGCGTGCGGCCGGCTGGAAGGGGCATTGGATCGACGCCGCCTCGACGCTGCGCATGAAGGACGATGCCGTCATCGTCCTCGACCCGGTCAACCTGCCCGTCATCAAGGACGCGCTGGCCCAGGGCGGGCGCAACTGGATCGGTGGCAACTGCACGGTCAGCTGCATGCTGATGGGCGTGGGCGCGCTGTACAAGGCGGGTCTCGTCGAGTGGATGACCACGATGACCTACCAGGCCGCGTCGGGAGGGGGCGCGCAGCACATGCGGGAGCTGCTCACCCAGTTCGGCACGCTCCATGCCGAAGTGCGCGACCTCCTGGCCGACCCGAAGAGCGCCATCCTCGAGATCGACCGCAAGATCATCGGCAAGCAGCGCTCCCTGGCGCCCGAGGAGATGTCCAACTTCGGGGTGCCGCTCGGCGGCAGCATCATCCCCTGGATCGACAAAGACCTGGGCAACGGCGTGAGTCGCGAGGAATGGAAGGGGGGCGCCGAGACGAACAAGATCCTCGGCATCGGCGAGGCCTTTGGCAAACCCGCCATTCCCGTGGACGGCTTCTGCGTGCGCATCGGCGCGATGCGCTGCCACAGCCAGGCGCTCACCTTCAAGCTCAAGAAGGACGTTCCCCTGGCCGACATCGAGCAGATGATCGCCAACGACAACGCGTGGGTGAAGGTGGTGCCGAACACCCGCGAGGCGACCATGCAGGAGCTGACACCGGTGGCCGTCACCGGCACGCTGACCATCCCCGTCGGACGTCTGCGCAAGCTGGCGATGGGGCCCGAGTACCTGGGAGCCTTCACGATCGGCGACCAGTTGTTGTGGGGAGCTGCGGAGCCGCTGCGGCGCATGCTGCGCATCCTGTTGGAGGCCTGAAGCGTCGAACGGGCGGGCACGTCCGTTGCGGCCAGCCGACAGGTTACGTTCTGTTGCCAGGGGATTCCTGGAAAGAGAATGTCAGCAATTGCATGAGCTTGTCAGCGTATCTGCCTGATGTTATTGTGATTTCTGGCATTTTCGGGAGGGCGGGGGCTTAGGCGCGCCTTGCTCAGAACGACGGCCCGCCAGTGGCCGCATGACGGATTGGGAGACGCCTTGAAACGAATTTCACGCCCGGCCGGGCGCTTCGTTCTGAATGGGGTGGCTGCGGCCGCTTTGACCCTCGCGGCGCATCACGCCCTGGCCCTGGGGCTCGGGCGGCTGACCGTGCAGTCCGCCCTCGGCGAAAGCCTGCGAGCCGAGATCGACGTGACCAGCCTCACGCTGGAGGAGGCGAACAGTTTCCGTGCCCGGGTGGCACCGCCGGATGCCTATCGGGCCGCAGGCGTCGAATACAACCCGGTCCTGCCTGGCACCGAGGTGTCGCTGCAGAGGCGCTCGGACGGGCGGCCCTACCTGCGCATCACGAGCGATCGGGTCGTGCAAGAGCCGTTCCTCGACGTCATCCTCGAACTCTCCTGGGCCTCCGGTCGACTGGTGCGCGAGTACACGCTCCTGATCGACCCGCCGGGCAGCAGGCAGGCTGCCGCTCCGTCCACCGGCGCCCAGGCCTCTGGCATGGCGCCCGCTCCAGCTCCGTCGCCCTCTCGGGCGGCTGCCGCCCCCTCTCCGTCCGTCAGCGCGCCGGCCCCGACGCCGGCTCGCCGCGGAACTCCGGCGGCTCCCCGTCAGGAAACGGCCGCCGCGCCCGCGCCGGCGCCTGCCCCTGCGGGCACCGGCGCCGACGAGTACCGGGTGCGCCGCGGCGACACGCTTTATTCCATCGCCAACCGCGTCCAACGTCCGGGCGTGTCTCTCGACCAGATGCTGGTCGCCCTGTACCGTGCCAACCCCGAGGCGTTCCTCGGCGAGAACATGAACCGCCTGAAGGCCGGGGTCGTGCTGCAGGTGCCGGCCGGCGAGCAAGCCCAGGCGGTCTCGCCTTCGGAGGCGCGACAGCTGATCCAGGCCCAGAGCGCGGACTTCGCCGCGTACCGGCAGCGGCTCGCTTCCGCCGCCGTCGCCGCGGCAGGCGCCGAGCCGAGTCGCCAGGCTTCGGGCCAACTCCAGGCCGAAGTCCAGGACCGCAAGCAAGCTGCTGCCCCGTCGGCGGATAAGCTGACGCTCAGCAAGGGCGGGGTGGCCGCCAAGGGGGCGCCGGAGGAGGGCATCGCAAAGCAGCGCGAGAAGCAGGAAGCCAGCGCGCGCGTCGCCGAGCTCTCCCGCAACCTGCAAGAGCTCCAAAAACTCTCGCCGGCGGCTTCTGCACCCGCTGCAGCCGCCACCCCGGCGCCTGCGGCTGCGCCGCCGGCGGCGCCCGTCGCCCCCCCGGTCGCTGCGGCGTCCGCCCCGGGTGTGGCGGTGCCGGTCGCCGCGGCCACGGCCCCTGCGGCCTCGGCGGCGGTGGCGCAGGCCGCGGCCTCCGAGGCCAGTGGCCCAGCGGCTGCCGCGTCGGCCGTCGCCGCGGCGAGCGCGCCCGCGCGGGCTGCGGCTGCCAGCAAGCCCACGCTGCCCCAGCCTCCCGTGGTCGAGGAGCCCAGCTTCATCGATGGGCTGCTGGAGAACCCGCTGGCCCTGCCGCTCGCGGGCGGGCTGATCGTGCTGCTCGCGGGTCTGGGCCTGTATCGTCTGAAGGCCAGGACGAAGCAGGACAGCGGGGAAACCTCTTTCCTCGAGAGCCGCCTGCAGCCCGACACGTTCTTCGGCGCGAGCGGCGG
Encoded proteins:
- a CDS encoding FimV/HubP family polar landmark protein, encoding MKRISRPAGRFVLNGVAAAALTLAAHHALALGLGRLTVQSALGESLRAEIDVTSLTLEEANSFRARVAPPDAYRAAGVEYNPVLPGTEVSLQRRSDGRPYLRITSDRVVQEPFLDVILELSWASGRLVREYTLLIDPPGSRQAAAPSTGAQASGMAPAPAPSPSRAAAAPSPSVSAPAPTPARRGTPAAPRQETAAAPAPAPAPAGTGADEYRVRRGDTLYSIANRVQRPGVSLDQMLVALYRANPEAFLGENMNRLKAGVVLQVPAGEQAQAVSPSEARQLIQAQSADFAAYRQRLASAAVAAAGAEPSRQASGQLQAEVQDRKQAAAPSADKLTLSKGGVAAKGAPEEGIAKQREKQEASARVAELSRNLQELQKLSPAASAPAAAATPAPAAAPPAAPVAPPVAAASAPGVAVPVAAATAPAASAAVAQAAASEASGPAAAASAVAAASAPARAAAASKPTLPQPPVVEEPSFIDGLLENPLALPLAGGLIVLLAGLGLYRLKARTKQDSGETSFLESRLQPDTFFGASGGQRIDTKDASGTPSSLSYSLSQLDAIGDVDPVAEADVYLAYGRDLQAEEILKEAMRANPERLAIRTKLLEVYAKRRDSKGFEVLATQLYGLTGGEGEEWQRAQELGRQIDPENALYRPGGQPAEARVAEGPAEPLGASTMPQSVMPEPQPGRAPAAAAPAGGGIDLDLDLPLSEPAVAKPVDSETTQPLSAAPSVAELPSIELEPAGVAQVDEPLAFELPDLEPPAPEAPKGTSASDSRSMDFDLSDLTLDLGPAPAPAGVPEVGVVEALPDLDLGPAEPAGGDPLARKLELAEEFRQIGDREGARELLQEVVAKSSGALKAKAQNMLAELA